Proteins encoded together in one Formosa sp. Hel3_A1_48 window:
- a CDS encoding aminotransferase class IV, whose amino-acid sequence MVNINGTLYQDFEANIPTNNRGLAYGDSVFETIKFNNNKPVFWEAHYFRLMASMRILRMEIPMHFTPEFLENEIVNLVQSFPNNAISYRVKITVYRDSDGFYTPASNNVSYIISAQELSSDLYEINKGHYEIELFKDYLISPNLLSTLKTNNKAVNVVGSIFAKENNYNNCLLLNTDKSIIEALNGNIFLIKGNTVKTPPLVDGCLKGIVREKLIEIITKSPDFELSESSISPFELQKADELFITNVIQGIVPITKFRKKEFSADICSKLLVLLNTKLRLD is encoded by the coding sequence ATGGTCAATATCAACGGAACACTCTATCAAGATTTTGAAGCTAATATACCCACCAACAACAGGGGACTTGCCTATGGTGACTCTGTTTTTGAAACTATCAAATTTAACAACAATAAGCCTGTTTTTTGGGAGGCTCATTATTTTAGATTAATGGCCTCAATGCGCATATTGCGCATGGAGATTCCAATGCATTTTACGCCAGAGTTTTTGGAAAATGAAATAGTAAATTTGGTTCAATCGTTTCCTAACAACGCTATTTCCTATAGGGTCAAAATCACTGTTTACAGAGATTCAGATGGCTTTTACACACCAGCATCCAACAATGTTTCATATATTATTTCGGCACAAGAACTTAGTTCTGATCTCTATGAAATAAACAAAGGACATTATGAAATTGAACTTTTTAAGGATTATTTAATCTCACCAAATCTGCTATCGACATTGAAAACAAATAACAAAGCGGTGAATGTAGTCGGTAGTATTTTTGCCAAAGAAAATAATTACAATAATTGTTTGTTACTTAACACCGATAAAAGCATTATAGAAGCTCTTAATGGTAATATTTTTCTAATTAAAGGGAATACTGTGAAAACACCACCATTGGTAGATGGATGTTTAAAGGGAATTGTGCGTGAAAAATTGATTGAAATTATCACTAAATCTCCAGATTTTGAATTAAGTGAATCGTCTATTTCACCTTTTGAACTCCAAAAGGCTGATGAGTTATTTATTACAAACGTAATTCAGGGAATAGTACCCATTACAAAATTCAGAAAAAAAGAATTTAGCGCTGATATCTGTTCAAAACTCTTGGTTCTATTAAATACAAAACTTCGTCTGGATTAG
- a CDS encoding YqgE/AlgH family protein: MVSIKKGKILIAEPSIIGDISFNRSIILLADHNNEGSIGFILNKPLDYCLGDLIPEIESNLPIYNGGPVQQDNLYFIHKVAELIPESIEISEGLFWSGNFEQVSKLVAEEKINENDIRFFLGYSGWEANQLNSELKGNTWILSENTHRNNIIKVVDTAFWKNKMLALGGEYSIWSNAPEHPSHN; this comes from the coding sequence ATTGTGAGCATTAAGAAAGGTAAAATATTAATCGCTGAACCCTCTATTATCGGAGATATTTCCTTTAATAGATCTATTATACTTTTGGCAGATCATAATAATGAAGGGTCTATTGGTTTTATCCTTAATAAACCCCTAGACTACTGTCTTGGAGACCTGATTCCAGAAATTGAATCTAATCTTCCTATTTACAATGGTGGGCCTGTACAGCAAGATAATCTATACTTTATACATAAAGTTGCTGAACTAATCCCTGAAAGCATAGAGATTTCAGAAGGATTATTCTGGAGTGGTAACTTTGAACAGGTTTCAAAGCTTGTTGCCGAAGAAAAAATAAATGAGAATGATATTCGATTTTTCTTAGGATACTCTGGTTGGGAGGCTAATCAATTGAATTCAGAATTGAAAGGAAATACATGGATTCTTTCTGAAAATACACACCGTAATAATATTATCAAAGTTGTAGATACTGCCTTTTGGAAAAATAAAATGTTAGCCCTTGGCGGAGAATACAGTATTTGGTCTAATGCACCCGAACACCCATCGCATAACTAA
- the fmt gene encoding methionyl-tRNA formyltransferase, with amino-acid sequence MSISKGKLRIVFMGTPAFAVHILDGLVQKEYNIVGVVTAPDRPAGRGQKIKQSAVKVYANKHQLKVFQPENLKDREFLQQLQNIEADVQVVVAFRMLPKVVWQMPKKGTFNLHASLLPQYRGAAPINWAIINGEKETGVSTFFIDEKIDTGALIFQSKISISAADNAGTLHDKLMKEGLLLTLRTLNAIGDNQIETTKQKAVSKLKTAHKLNKENCKIDWSKSGCQIINHVRGLNPYPSAWTLLQNGNDLINLKLYEVQFEKTTHQLEIGKVVIDKSSIKVATRDGFINLTSFKFPGKKQMDVKSFLNGFSFDTEAKMV; translated from the coding sequence ATGTCCATAAGCAAAGGAAAATTACGCATCGTTTTTATGGGTACTCCGGCATTTGCGGTTCATATTCTTGATGGATTAGTTCAAAAAGAATATAACATAGTAGGCGTAGTTACAGCCCCTGATCGCCCAGCTGGACGTGGACAAAAAATTAAACAATCGGCGGTAAAAGTTTATGCCAATAAACATCAATTGAAAGTGTTTCAGCCTGAAAATTTAAAGGACCGGGAGTTTTTACAACAACTTCAAAATATTGAAGCAGATGTACAAGTTGTGGTTGCATTCAGGATGTTGCCAAAGGTAGTTTGGCAAATGCCGAAAAAAGGAACTTTTAATCTACACGCCTCCTTACTGCCTCAATATAGAGGAGCAGCGCCGATAAATTGGGCGATCATCAATGGAGAAAAAGAGACAGGAGTTAGCACCTTTTTTATTGACGAAAAAATTGACACAGGGGCACTAATTTTTCAAAGCAAAATAAGTATATCAGCTGCGGATAACGCGGGGACGCTTCACGACAAGCTAATGAAAGAAGGGCTGTTATTGACGCTCAGAACTTTAAATGCCATAGGAGATAATCAAATTGAAACCACAAAACAAAAAGCCGTTTCAAAGCTAAAAACAGCACATAAACTAAATAAGGAAAATTGTAAGATAGATTGGTCTAAAAGTGGGTGCCAAATAATAAACCATGTACGCGGACTAAACCCCTACCCCAGCGCTTGGACATTGTTACAGAACGGAAATGACCTAATTAACTTAAAACTTTATGAAGTTCAATTTGAAAAAACTACGCATCAACTTGAAATTGGTAAAGTTGTTATTGACAAATCTTCAATAAAAGTAGCTACTAGAGATGGTTTTATTAATCTAACATCATTTAAATTTCCGGGGAAAAAACAAATGGATGTGAAATCTTTTTTAAATGGTTTTTCATTTGATACAGAGGCGAAAATGGTATAA
- a CDS encoding RecQ family ATP-dependent DNA helicase: MSLPHQILKRYWKFSEFRPHQLEIIEAVLDQQDCIALLPTAGGKSICFQIPALIKKGICIVISPLIALMQDQVKGLNAKGIKATALTNLDQLGDLERILDNCIYGDYKFLYLSPERLQNALVQERIKSMDVHLIAVDEAHCISQWGHDFRPAYRSIKDIRGLCPKATILALTATATKKVIFDIDEQLALKQSKLFKGSFFRKNLSYKTMIFEDKNFKIKALLKTNKQSAIVYTSSRRATQQLAQMLNLNGISSGYYHGGLSNKEKEHQYNQWISDKTNVIVATNAFGMGIDKANVSLVVHTDIPESLEHYFQEAGRAGRNQDKAEAVLLIGTNDIQNTKKWRIDQIVDVPYIKLIYKKLCAYFQIPYGELSEEKHGFNFDAFCTLYGLAKRKTYNSLKVLERHGLIVFEEYFKKKATIFFLVNHNTLQKSFEHNDKLRLIVTSILRTYEGVNSQETNIDIGKVAKTLHLNEDEIIENLNALDAKEIVRFKCGNSDAQITFIQPREDDRAINRISKVVSTQNKNKLKKIKAVIHYIENNSVCKSQQLLTYFDEPESMPCGTCNVCRENKGRSHNNFEKDNVDLILEALKVKPMTSRELVSNLSISSNEVIAILRHLLEVEQIQQSQINEFQIKCP, from the coding sequence ACCGACTGCGGGAGGCAAATCTATCTGTTTTCAAATTCCTGCACTTATTAAAAAAGGAATATGTATTGTAATTTCGCCTCTTATCGCACTTATGCAAGATCAAGTAAAAGGATTAAATGCCAAGGGCATAAAAGCGACAGCTTTAACCAACCTAGATCAGTTAGGTGATCTAGAGCGTATTCTAGACAATTGTATTTATGGAGATTATAAATTTTTGTACCTATCGCCCGAGAGGCTTCAAAATGCGCTTGTTCAGGAACGAATCAAATCAATGGATGTGCATTTGATTGCAGTAGACGAAGCCCATTGCATCAGTCAATGGGGTCATGATTTTAGACCCGCGTATAGATCAATAAAAGATATTCGTGGTTTGTGTCCAAAAGCAACTATTCTAGCTCTTACTGCGACTGCTACAAAAAAAGTAATCTTTGATATAGATGAACAACTAGCACTCAAACAATCAAAACTCTTTAAGGGTTCATTTTTTAGAAAAAATTTGAGCTACAAAACAATGATTTTTGAAGATAAAAACTTTAAAATAAAAGCACTTTTGAAGACTAATAAACAAAGTGCTATTGTGTATACTTCTAGTAGACGGGCAACACAACAACTGGCACAAATGCTCAACTTAAATGGCATTTCTAGTGGATATTACCACGGAGGTCTTAGCAACAAAGAAAAAGAACATCAATACAATCAGTGGATTTCTGATAAAACTAATGTGATAGTGGCAACAAATGCCTTTGGAATGGGTATCGACAAAGCTAATGTATCTTTAGTGGTTCATACTGACATACCTGAGAGTTTAGAGCATTATTTTCAAGAAGCAGGAAGAGCAGGTCGGAATCAGGACAAAGCTGAGGCCGTTCTTTTAATCGGAACAAATGATATTCAGAACACTAAGAAATGGCGGATAGACCAAATTGTTGATGTTCCTTATATAAAGTTAATATATAAAAAACTGTGTGCATATTTTCAGATACCCTATGGAGAACTGAGCGAAGAAAAACACGGATTTAATTTTGATGCGTTTTGTACATTATATGGATTAGCTAAACGAAAAACATACAATAGTTTAAAAGTTTTGGAACGTCATGGACTGATTGTTTTCGAAGAATATTTCAAAAAGAAGGCTACAATTTTCTTTTTGGTAAACCATAATACACTGCAGAAATCGTTCGAACACAATGATAAGTTAAGGCTTATAGTCACAAGTATTCTACGAACTTACGAAGGGGTTAACTCTCAAGAAACAAACATCGATATCGGAAAAGTTGCAAAGACATTGCATCTCAATGAAGATGAGATTATAGAAAACCTAAATGCCCTAGATGCTAAAGAGATTGTAAGGTTCAAATGCGGAAACAGTGATGCACAGATCACTTTTATTCAACCCCGCGAGGACGACAGGGCTATAAACCGCATTTCAAAAGTGGTGTCGACCCAAAACAAGAATAAACTTAAAAAAATTAAAGCCGTAATTCACTACATTGAAAACAATTCGGTATGTAAAAGTCAGCAGCTGTTAACATATTTTGATGAACCTGAGTCAATGCCATGTGGAACATGCAATGTGTGCAGAGAAAATAAAGGCCGTTCGCACAATAATTTTGAAAAAGATAATGTAGATTTGATTTTAGAAGCTCTTAAAGTTAAGCCTATGACCTCTAGAGAATTAGTGTCTAATTTATCAATTTCATCAAATGAAGTAATAGCGATTTTGAGGCATTTACTTGAAGTGGAACAAATCCAACAATCGCAAATAAATGAATTTCAAATAAAATGTCCATAA